Within Sorangiineae bacterium MSr11367, the genomic segment CACCCAGCCACCGACCATGTTGCGTCCCCGTTCCTCGAACCCATCGAGCCACAGCCCCGCGCGCAGCACGCGCAGCGCTTCCGGCGACGTCGTGGAGAACACGATGGGAACGGTGCTCACCTTCTTCGACGCGTCGAGGACGGTCAGCCGCGCGGCGGTCATGTTGCCGTGGGGCGGCGAGATGACCACCACGCGTCCGTCGGCGAGCGCCACCACGCGATCGCCGGAAAGCCGCCCGTGGATCTGCACCTCGCGCCAGGGACCGCCCTCGGGCCGAATGCAGTAGCCGACCTGGACCTCGTTGCCCGGCGCCGACGAGTTCCGCACCGGCGGCATCGTGTTCTCGTTGTCGGAGGGCGCATCCTCGGCGCACCCGCCGCGCACGGCGATGGCGCCGGTTCCCGAGCCGAGCACCACGCGCGGCCGATCGAAATGCCGCAGCTCCACGAGCCGGCCGTGCGCCGCGTCGTACGCGTAAATCACGGTCTTGCCGCGTGGCTCGCCGCAGACGAAGCCAAAGTCGCCCCGGCCGGAAAGCGCAATCGGATGGCACCGCGACGGCTTCAGCGCGAAGGCGTCCGGCGCGAAGTCGATCAGCGCACCATCTTGGAGTCGCACCCGCGCCAGCGCACCATCGCGGGCTACCACCGCGGTCTGATCGGCCATGGGCCAGCCATCCTCGATGGCCGCCACCAGCGGCCGCTTGCCCAGCGATTTGGCGATCGCGCCGTTCATGCTGGCCTTCGCACCCGCCTGCGTGGTGGCCCCGGAGAAATCCGTGAGCGCTGTCTGGCTCGAGACGGTTTGCCAGCTTTGGGGCACGTCGCGCCGTTCCGGCTTGTTGGCCAGCTTGGAGACTTGCCCGTCGGGGTGCACCAAGTACCACGACGAGGTGCGCGAGGCGTCCGCCCCGCCGACGGCGATGCCATCTTCGACGGGGATCACGTCCTTCGCGTCGATGGGCAGGCCGAGCGGCTTCCACGAGGCACCCGCGTCGAAGGTGGCCATGGCCCCGCGCAGATCGGTCACGGCCACCGCGCGCCATCCATCGAGCGCGCCGAACGAGCCCACGTACGGTGCGCCGGGAAAGGCCCCGGCGTCCACGGGGGTGCCCGTGCGCGGATCGATGGCCCGGTGGGCGCCGTTCGAGCCCTTCAAGTACACACGGTCGAGCCCCACCACGACACGCGAGATGGCCGACCAGGGCGAGGCGTAGATCGGCTTGGCCCGCTCGAGCCATTTGGGCGCGCGCCAGACGGCGTTGTCGATCACGAAGAGAAAGCCGCCGCCCATGCGCTCGGGCACGGCCACGGTGAACGCGGGGGCCTTGGGGAGCCGATCGTCGGCGGCGAGCAGGGCGCCGTTGGCCTGGCTGACCACGCGCACGCCGGAGACGATGGCGCGCACGCCCCCGCCGGCCTCGACGCCGAACGAGCGTTCGTCCTCGACGACCTCCGGGATGAGTCGTGCCCCCAGCACCGTGGGATCGCTTTTCGTCGGCGTCGTGGCCGCCCGCAGATTCCCTCGCGGTTCGGCGACCGACAAACCCCCGTGCTGGACGCACGCGCCCAGCAAGGCCGTCGCGCCCAACGCGAACGTGGCGAAGGCGCCTAAGGCGCGAGGCGCACGCGACGCCATGTGCCCTCCGCGGGGTCCTCACGTTGGAACACCAGTCGATCGTGCATGCGGCTCGAGCGGCCCTGCCAGAACTCGATGGTCGAGGGCACGACCCGGTAGCCGCCCCACGTCTCCGGCAGGGGAACCTCTTGTCCCTCGTACCGTGCGCGGAGCTCTTCGTAGCGCGCATCGAGCCACTCGCGTGAGTCGACCACTTGGCTCTGCGGCGAGGCGAGGGCACCCAGCTGGCTCCCGCGCGGGCGGGAGTGGAAGTACGCCTCCGATTCCTGGCGCGTGATCATGGCCGCCGTCCCGCGGATGCGCACCTGCCGCTCGAGCTCCTTCCAGAAGAACAGAAGCGCCACGTGCGGGTTTTTCGCGATGTCGTTGCCCTTCGCGCTCGCGTAGTTCGTGAAGAAAACGAACCCTTCGTGGTCCACCCTGCGAAGCAATACGATGCGGGCCGAAGGGTGTCCGTTGGCGTCCACCGTCGCCAGGCTCATCGCGTGGGGTTCGTGGATTGCGGCGGACACGGCGGCAGCGAGCCAGTCTTCGAACTGCGCAATGGGATCGTCCAGGACCCCCGCTTCGTCGAGCGTGGCCTGCGTGTAGTCGGCGCGGAGTGATTCAATGGGCGGAAGTTTGGACAAGACTTTTCCTTCTTGTGCAGTATGTCAAAGCAGTCCTAGCCAGACAAACCTGGCCATTGAAACAGGACGATACGAGAGAGAGGACATTATGGCGTTTGTGGTCGCAGTCGTCGGTGCAACAGGGGCAGTGGGTCGGGAAATGGTGCGCACACTGGAGCAGCGTCGTTTTCCGGTGAAGAAGCTCGTCCTCCTCGCGAGCAAGCGCAGCGCCGGCCAAACGACCACGTTCAACGGCAAGACGGTGACCATCGAAGAGCTCACGCCCGCCTCGTTTGCGGGGGTCGACATCGCCCTCTTTAGCGCCGGCGGCAGCGTCTCGAAAGAGTACTGCCCGATTGCGGCCGCCGCGGGCGCCACGGTCATCGACAACTCGAGCGCATGGCGCATGGACCCGGACGTCCCGCTGGTGGTGCCCGAGGTGAACATGGAGCACGCGGCCAACCGCCCCAAGGGCATCATCGCCAACCCGAATTGCTCCACCATTCAAATGATGGTGGCGCTCAAGCCGCTCCACGATGCCGCCCGCATCAAGCACATCGTCGTCTCGACGTACCAGGCTACCTCCGGAAAGGGCCACGCGGCCGTGACGGAGCTGGAGGAGCAGACCCAGGCCAAGCTGTCGGGCAAGGACTACCCGCCGAAGGTGTTCCCGTCCCCCATCGCCTTCAATGTGGTCTGTGACTGGAAGGCTGGCGACATGGACTACAGCGAAGAAGAGTGGAAGATGGTCCACGAGACCCGAAAGATCCTGGGCGACCAGAGCATCCTCGTCTCCCCGACCACCGTGCGCGTCCCCGTCGTGAACGGCCACTCCGAGGCCGTCTACGTGTCGTTCCATCGCCCGCTCCACGCCGCCGAGGCCAAGGACCTGCTGCGCAACGCCGAGGGCGTCGAGCTGACCGACGGTCCGTACGCGCCCGGCAAGCATCCCCAGCCCATCGACGCTGCCGGCAAGGACGCCGTCTACGTGGGCCGCGTGCGGGATGACATCGGGGTGCCAGGGACCATCCACTTGTTCGTCGTGGCCGACAACCTCCGCAAAGGCGCCGCGTTGAACGCGGTGCAGATCGCGGAACGGCTGTAGAGCGCTAGAGGATCGAGCACGTGCGCGTGCGCGTGCACGATCGCGAAAGACGAACACGAACACGTGAGGCGAACACGAGCACGCCTGGTGAGCGTGTTCGTGCACGTTCTTCGTGAACGTGCACGTGTTCGTGCACGCGCACGCGCTCGTGCACGTCCTGTAGCCGCCACCGCCAGGCACCCCGCTGACCAACCGTTCAGTTGTGTGACTGGTTTGCGTCACCGATTCTTGACCGGATCGTTTACCCCGGTTATCCGTTGGGGGAATCGGGCGCGGACTGAAGGGCGAGCGCCTTTTTCAATTCAAGGAACTCGGGGGTATGAGGTTGGAATCGATGGGCAGTCGTTTAACGTGGCTGCAGATACGCGAGCGACGGGAATTCAAAGGACGGTGGGTGGCACTCGACGAGTGTCGCTACGACACCAAGACGGCTCAGCCTGTGGAAGGCTCGGTCGTCGACTCCGATGAGGACCTCGTCACGTTGTGCAACCGCATGCAGGAGAGCGACAACCGCTACTGCGCGATCCTCTTCTGTGACGATGGTGAGACGGAGCCGCCGCCGACCGTCCGTCGAGCCGTCTCCTCATTCACCCCTGCTCCAGGTCGTTCCTACACGCACTAAGACGATACGCTCGAGGCACCCCAGGTGTTCCCGGGTGCCTCCGCCTTCCTACAAAGGCGTTACTTTCACGTTGTCGAAGCAGACCTTGGCTTCCCAATCGTTGAAGCCAAAGAACTCATGGCCCGGGCCGGCGAGCGGAGACTCGTCGGCAAACGAGGCCATCTCGAGGTTGTCGACGAACCAGCGCACGGTCTTGCCGTCGGCTCGCTCGATCTTGAAGTGGTAAATCTGCCCGGCGAACACCGGCTTCTCCCGCGGATCGTCCGAGGCCTTGTCGACCTTGACCTCCTTACGGTCGTTGCCGTGCTCGTTGATGCGGGCCAGCGCGTGGAACTTGTTCTTCCAGCCGCCGAAGATCGTCAGGTAGCTCGTGGCGTTCGTGTAGGAGATGGCCGTCGCCGACGACTGCCCGTCCCCCCAGGCCTCGGCCTTCAAGTCGCCGTCGGGTGAATCGCTCATCGCGTCGAACTCGATGCGGGCATTCACGGGGATGGCGCGGGTCATCCAAACGCCGTGGTTGCGGGCCGCCTGGCCACAGAGCTTTCCATTTTCGATGTGCCAAACGTCCGTATTGGCCTGACGCCAATTGGGACCTAGCGCGTCCGCGGACGAGGACGACGAGGACGACGAGGACGATGCAGAAACCGCCGCGTCATTGCGGCCCGCTTCCGACTGGCCGGCGCCGGCATCCGACGCCGCGGCGGCAGGCTTGAGAACCGTACGCTCGAAATTGTCTTCGAAGGTGCTGGTCAGCACATTCGACGCGGGCGGTCGCGATGGCCGAGCTGAAGGCGTCGGGGAGACGTTCGTCGTGCTTCCGGCATCCGACGGGGTGCTGTTTCCCGGAGGAACACAGCCGAAAAGCCCGCCGAGAAGCCCCACACCCCAAATCCGCATCATCTCCTTCTTCGTCATTCTTTTTCCGTGCGTAGCACGATTCGGCGCAGGGATTTGGTGTAGAAACCATTTCCACCAATGCATCCCATTCTGTTTCGCATTCCTCTACCCCACATGCCGCTCAAGCTCTGGTGGGGTCTGGTGGCGGTGGCCGTCTTCTCGGCCATTTACGCGTTCCTCGCGTATCGTCGCAAGGAACGGGACGGACTCCTGCTGGGCGGATTGTTCGCAGTGGTCGCTGGTGCGTCGGCGTACTTTTTCCGCGCCACGCAATTCGAATCGCCGAACCTGCCCATCTATTCTTATGGAGTCATGCTCGGCCTTTCGCTGGTCGTGGGGTGGTACCTCACGCTGACCTTGGCGGAGCGCGACGGCCTGCCCAAGGAGACGATGGCCAACTGCTACGTCTTCACGGCGATCGCGGCGCTCGTGGGTGCGCGTCTTCTCTACGTCGTCACGAACTTGGAAGAGTTCGAGAACGACACGACGCACGTCTTCGAGTTCGGCAAGATCTTCGCGCTGCGCAGCGGTGGCCTCGTGGCCTACGGCGGCTTCATCGGGGGCTTCCTCGGGAGCTGGGCGTACCTCGCGCGCAACAAGATTCGCCTCATGCCGTGGGCCGACGTGGCCGTGCCCAGCTTGGCGTCGGGCCTCTTCATCACCCGCATCGGTTGCTACCTCTTCGGCTGCGACTTCGGCACGCGCCTGTCGGATACGGCGCCCGGCTGGCTGAAGAAGATGGGCACCTTCCCGCACTGGGCGGCGGGCACCCTCAGCGCGGACGGCGGCGGTTCGCCGGCGTACTCGCGCCACCTGAAGCTTTTTCAAGGTACGGATCTCGGCAGCATCGTCACCAAGACGAACGCATCGTTGCCCGTCCACCCGACGCAAATCTACGAGTCGGTCATCGGGCTCGCGCTGCTGGGCCTCTTGCTCTGGCAGCGTAAAACGCAGCGTTTCCGCGGGCAGATCTTCTTCACCTTCGTCTTTGCCTACGGAACCATCCGCTTCCTGCTCGAGATGATCCGCGACGACGACGAGCGCGGCAACTACGGCCCGGTCATGGCGGAACACCTCCTCATCCCGGCCTCGTTGTTCATTCTCGCGATCGGCTTCGTCTTCGGGTTGGCGCTGGGCATCAAGAACACGACGGCGCGTCTCGTGGCGCGCGTGCTCGCGTTCGTGCCGGCCGTCGTGGCGTACATCAAGCTGCGACCTGCGTCGTTCGGCGGCCAGGTGAACATGCAGCTGTCGACCAGCCAGCTCATCGGCGTCATCACCGGCGTCCTCGTTTGCTACTTCTACGCACGCTACTGGGAGAACGCGCGGCGCAATCCCAAGATGGCCATGGCCGTTGGCACCATCGAAGAGGCGGCACCGGCCAAGCGGAAGAAAGCCCGAGCCCCCGTGGTTGAAGACGACGACGAGGAGGAGGACGAGGAGAGCGGCCGGGAGAGCGTGACCGAGGGCGACGAGGAGACGGGCCCCACGATCGCGGCATCGCCCACGGGCAAGAAGAAGAAGCCCCAGAAGGCCGAGGACGCACCGAAGGAGAAGGAAGAAGAAGGAAAGCTCGCCTCGCAGGGCGAAGCGGCCGGAGAACCCGCGCCGGAGACTTAACTTCACCGCTCGGGGTTAGGTTTCGAATCGAAACTCTCGCGAAAAGCGAGCAGCGGCAGCGGGACGATCCCGGCGAGGCCGGCGCCCTTGTCCGCTGCCGTACACGAGGGACGCCAAACCTTATTGCGATCCTCGTCCACAGAACCGAGCATCGCGCCGGCCCCGCCGGGATTGTCTCGCTGCCGCGGTTCGACCGTACCGAAAATTTCGAGACCCTTACGAGACCCAAATCAGTAGAGTTAACTATGTTCATACGACGCGCCGCGGCATGCCGCCCTACGCTTGCCGCGGGGGCGGGGCTCGCGTTGTTTCTTTCGAGCGCGCAGGCGTTTGCGGACAAGGTCGCGGTGCTTCCCTTTTCAGGGACCAACAGCGCGGCCAGCAAAGCGGATTTGGAGGCGGCACGCGGAGCTGCGCAGAACGCGGTCGCCAAGGGGGGCCACACGCAGCCGGCCCCCTCGGAGATGCTCACCGCCGAAATGGCGGTGAAGGACGGCGTCGCGGACACGAGCGAGGAGCTTCGTGCTGCGGGCCGTGCGTCGAGCTCCCAATGGACGATGTCGGCGCGGGTCGAGCCCCATGGGCCTGGGCAATACCGCCTCGAGATCGAGGTCTGCCAGGTGAAGAGCGGCCGCGTGGAGTCGCTCGCGCGGGAGATCGACGCGGCGCAGGCGGTGCCGCAAATCGGCGAGATGCTCGCGCTGCTGCTTCGTCCCGAGGGCATCGCGAATGCGCCCATTCCGTGGGAACGCGCATCGCCCGCGCTTCCCCCGCCGCAAGAGACGCCGGCGCAGCCTCCGGCTCCAACGACGGTGCAAGTGGCGCCGCCGCCACCCGCGCCGGCGCAGCCCGAGGCCGTGAAGCCGTACGGCGAAGGACGTCCCTTGGCGGTGGGCGCGGGGCTCGGGTTTCTCTCGGCCTTCGTGCGGCCCGACAATGCGCAGGGCACGGCGACGTCGCTGTTTCTGAGCGGCAGCCTCGGGTATGCGCTCGAGCAGGTGCTCCCGGGGCTCGAACTTCGGGCCGACTTCGGCGGAGCGCTCGCCGGACCGAAGGCCCTCCTGTTCGAAGGCGGCGCGCGCTACATGCGCACGGTGGTGCCCTCGCTTCGCATGTACGCGGGTCCCGAGGCGGAGATTGGCGCCTTCTTCACCTTGGGCGGCAACAAGACGACCCGCTTTCTCGCGCGCGGTGCGGGCGTACTGGGCATGGCCCTCAGCGAGCAGGCGGCCGTCGAGCTGTCCGCGGATCTGGCCGTGGCGCCGGGCGGCGGTGGCACGCTGGCCTTCGCCGGGGCGAGCGCGCGGGGAGTGCTTCGCTTTTGATCGAGCTCGAGCTCCACCGGCGCAAGGACACGCAGCGCCTCGGTCGCGCCATCGCCGCGGTCCTCGAGCCGGGCGATCTTCTCGTCCTGAGCGGCGATCTCGGGGCAGGGAAGACGTTTCTCGTTCGCGCCATGGCCCGCGCGCTCGGCGTACCCAGCGACGTGGCCATCTCGAGCCCCACGTTCAACCTGGTGCAGGAGTACGCGATCTCGCGCGGCACCTTGCTGCACGCGGATCTGTACCGCCTCCTCGATGCCCCCGAGCGCCTGCCGCTCGAGATCGCGCGCCTCGACTTGGCCGAACGCCGCGCCGATGGCGCCATCCTCGCCGTCGAGTGGGGCGACGACGCCATCCGGGCCCTGGGCGATCGCGTCGCAGTGTCCGTGCGTCTTACGCTGGATGGGGCGACACGCAAGGTCACCCTCGCCGGCGCGCGCGCGGAGGCCGTCGTCGCGGCCTTGCAATGAAGCGCGGCGACTGGATCGCCACGGCGATCCTCGCGGGCTTGCTCGGTTTTGCCCTGACGCGCGGCCCCGGGCGCGCCGTGCCCCGGCCCCCGCGCGGGACCGCCGTCGCGAAGAATGCACCGCGCCTCGGTCCCTTCGCCATCGAGCCTGCGCGCATCACCGCCGTCTTCGGCGCCGACGCCCACGCGATCCCGATGGACCTCGCGCTGGGCGTCGATGGCGACTTGCACCCGCTGTCGCTATCCGACGTCGCGGTGTTGCCCGACGGCCGTGTGCGCGGGACCTTCGAGGTCGACTTGGAACGGGAGGCCATCACCGGGGCCGTGACCTTTCACCTCGAGGCTTCGAAACCCGCCACCGCCGTGCTCGCGGCCGAGCTCTCTCTTGCCGATCCGATCGCGGCCACCGCGCATGCGCTCGCGATTGCCGTGGAGCTGGAAGGCGGGGCGCCTGCATTCGTCTCCGGGGTGGGAGAGATCTCGGATGCCGCCCGCGTATCAGGACGAGTGGCCGTACGCGAAGACGACGTGCATCCCCTCGGCGTCGTTTCGCCGCAAGGCCCGCTCGACGTGCGAAGGCACCCCACGCACGGCCCCGACGACGAACACGGTGATGGTCCCATGGATCTCATTTTGTCGAGCCCGCCCGCGCGCGACGCTATCGCCGATCTGCGCATCGCCGTCGCAGGCACCGCGGGCGATCTCTGGGGAACCCTCTTCGCGCAAGGCCAGATCCCGACCGAGCCCGTCCATGGCGTGGTCACGGGCACGCGCCGCGGTAGCGCGCACGTCTTCGGGCTCGATGCATCCGGCGCCCCCTCCGTGCGCACCTCCGTCGACAACGAAGGCCGCTTCGCACTCGACGTGCCGCGCACCGTCAACAAATGGTACGCGGCCGAGAGCCTCGATCGCACCAGCGCGCCCATCGTGTTCGAGCCCGGCACACCGTGGGATCTGCGCCTCGACGTCTCACCGGGTGGCGAGCTGCGTGTGCGCATCGTGGATCCCGACACGCAGGCACCGCTCACCGCGCGCCTCATCGTCCATGGCATCGACGGTACACTCGATCCGAGTTTCGGCCCGGACTACCGCGCGTCGGGTGCGGGCCCTATCGTCGATGCTCTGCGCGGCGAGGTCGCAACACCACTTCCCGCCGGGCGCTACCGCGTGTCCGCCACCAAAGGAATCGAGTACACCGTGGACGCCAAGACCATCGAGCTCGCTGGGGATCGCACCGTGTCCCTCGAGCTCCATCTTCGGCACGTCGTCCCCACGCCTGGCGTGCTCGGATGCGATCTCCACGTGCATGCGCGTCCGAGCTTCGACACGCCCGTCTCCGTCGAAGACCGCGTCCTCTCGCTCGCCGCGGCCGGCGTCGACTTCGCCGTTCCGAGTGAACACAACGTGGTCGGCAACTACGCACCCGCGCTGGAAAGCTTGGAGCTGACCCGCGAAATGAGCAGCGTCCCCGGCGTGGAGATCACCACCTTCATCCCGTACTTTGGCCACTTCGGTCTGTTTCCATATCCACTCGATGCGACCGTTCCGCCCTTTCGGCACACGAACCCCAGTGCCATCTTCGACGCCGCGCGGCGCGGCGATCCGAACCGCATCCTCCAAGTGAACCATCCGCGGCTCTCCAAGGAAATTGGCTACTTCGACGCGATGGGCTTCGACCCGCACGGCCGGCCTCCGCCCCGCATGCGCACCGACTTCGACAGCATCGAGGTCTACAACGGTTACGAGATGCAATCGCAGGAGCGCGTCGATCTCGTGCTTCGCGACTACTTCGGCTTTCTCAACCAAGGGCGCCACATCACCGCCACCGGAAGCAGCGACTCGCACAGCATTCAGTACCAGTGGGCAGGCTACCCGCGCACCATGGTCGACGTAGGCCAAGCCGCCGATGGAGATCTCACCGGACTGAATCCGCTCGACGTCGTGGCCAACCTCAAGCGCGGGCATGCGGTGGTCACGAGCGGTCCGATTGTCGAGGTCGAGGCGCGATCGGGAGCCAAAAATGAGGAGATCGCGCGACCTGGCGACGAATTAGTGTTGAGGTCGGACGGTGCCAGCATTGCCCACATCCGCGTGCGTGCGGCGCCGTGGGTCGATGTCACGTCGGTGGAGATCGTCGTGGATGGTGCCCCGTCTTCAAGGTTCGATGTGCCGTCCCAACCGACGAAAATAGGAAATGAATCCGGGACACTGGTCGAGGCGGCCGCGCGCATGGTTCGCTTCGAACGCGACTTGCAACTTCCGCTTTCGCGTGTGTCGCGTGATTCCCAATTGTCCACAACTAATCCAGATTCGCATTCGGCCGGGAACAATCAGGGTTCCCCAGCGCTCTCAAACGGTCCAAAGTGGCAAGTTGCCGACACGCGGCGTCATTGGTTCGTGGTTATCGTTCGGGGAACAAGAAGGATCGACGACGTGTTGCCTTTTATGCCTGTGGCACCCATGGCCATCACGAACCCCATTTGGTACCAAACGAGTACGATAGGCGCCGACAGCAGCCCCTCAAGAGCGGTCGGGCCGGGAGCAAAAATGTCGAATGGAGGGCGAACGCACTAAACGCGTTTGACGATCGGGTTCACGATGGTGTCGTGTGCTATAGCCGCGCTCGTGCGCGCGACGGGGATGGGGAGGCTTCCCGCCATGGCGGGGATTGAATCATGAACACTACATTCGGCCGCTACCGCTTACTCGAGCGTCTCGGGCAAGGAGGCATGGCCGAAGTCTTCAAAGCGAAGAGTTTCGGGGTCGAGGGCTTCGAGAAAGTCCTGGTCATCAAGCGCATCCTGCCCGAGCTCGCGCGCAGCCAAGAGTTCGTGGACATGTTCATCCACGAGGCCAAGCTCGCGGTGCGCCTCTCGCACGCCAACATCGTTCAGGTGTTCGACCTCGGCATTGCACCGCTGCCGTCGTCATCTCCGCCGTCGTCGCGACCCTCGTCCGACGGTGCGCTGGCAGGTGTTTTGGCCGAGCCGGCGTCCGCCCGTGAGCGTGAACCTGCGGTCGGCGCTTACTTCATGGCCATGGAGTTTGTGCACGGGTTCGACCTGGCCACGCTCCTGGCCCGCTGCCGCCGCCAACAAATGGCGCTGCCCGTCGACATGTGCGCGTACATGGCGGCCGAAATCGCCAAGGGCCTCGACCACGCGCATCGCCGCCGGGACGAGGACATGCGCCCGCTTGGCATCGTCCATCGCGATGTGTCGCCGCAGAACGTGCTCATCTCCCTCGAGGGCGAGGTGAAGGTGACCGATTTCGGCATCGCCAAGGCGCGCGTTGCCGTGGGGGCGAACCTCGAAGAAGACACGCGGATGCGCAAGCTCCAGGGCAAGTTCGGCTACATGAGCCCCGAGCAAGCCCGCGGCGAGAACGTCGATGCGCGGAGCGATCTCTTCTCGCTGGGTGTGGTTCTCTATGAGTGCGTCACCGGGGTGAATCCCTTCAGTGCGCCGACCACGTTCGAAACATTGCGCCGCGTGCAGGCGGGCGAATATCCGCCGGTCGAGCTTCTGCGCTCGGATGCTCCGGCGGAGCTGATCGCCATTCTGAACACCGCGTTGGCGAAAGACCCTGCCGACCGCTTCTCCGATGCGGGGCGTATGTACGAGGCGCTGCTCGCCTTCTTGTACGCGCAGCAAAGCCGCTACGGCGCCCACGATCTGGCCGAGTTCTTCGCGCGCTTCCGCTCGGACGAGTCCGGGGCGACGCCGGTCTTCTCGGGGCGCATCCTGGAGGGGGCCAGCAGTGAGACGTTGCAGGCCAGCGACTGCACCCCGGTGGAGGTCCCGCACCGAAGCAGCGTGTCCATCACGCCGCCCGTGGAAACGGGTGTGCGCATCGTGGGCTCGGGCGACGTGGGCGAGCGGCGCGAGGTGACGGCGCTGGTCATCGAGTTTCCGCAGCGCGATTCCCAAGAGCAGGCCGACCGCGCGATCACGATGGTGAAGCGCTACGGCGGGCGGGTCGTGGGGGAGACGCCGGAGCACATCGCGGTGCTCTTCGGCCTCGACGAACCGGACGGGCGCGACACCGAGGTGGCCACACGCTGCGCACTCGTTGCACTTCGGGCCATGGGGGCGCGCCCGGGCGATGCCATGGCGCCCAGCGCGGGCATTCATGCCGCGAGGATTCACGTCACCGTGCGCAAGGGCGAGGGCGGCGACGAGGAGACGGCGGAGGTTCGCGAGGACGAGCGCCTCGTGACCCTGCTCACGACGGCGCGCGAGTTTGCGCGCACACGTCCCGGCCGAGCAGCGCTCTCGTCGGCGGCGACGCGCCAGGTGAAAGGGTTCTTCGGGCTCGACCCGCTGCTCGACGACGACGACGGTCCCCGCCGAGGCCTCAGTGGCTTCGTCGTCAAGGAGGTGCGCGGCACCGCGGAGACCTTCGGCCGATTCGTCGGTCGCAAAGGAGCGTTGCGCTTTCTCGGTGAATCCCTCGC encodes:
- a CDS encoding prolipoprotein diacylglyceryl transferase; this encodes MHPILFRIPLPHMPLKLWWGLVAVAVFSAIYAFLAYRRKERDGLLLGGLFAVVAGASAYFFRATQFESPNLPIYSYGVMLGLSLVVGWYLTLTLAERDGLPKETMANCYVFTAIAALVGARLLYVVTNLEEFENDTTHVFEFGKIFALRSGGLVAYGGFIGGFLGSWAYLARNKIRLMPWADVAVPSLASGLFITRIGCYLFGCDFGTRLSDTAPGWLKKMGTFPHWAAGTLSADGGGSPAYSRHLKLFQGTDLGSIVTKTNASLPVHPTQIYESVIGLALLGLLLWQRKTQRFRGQIFFTFVFAYGTIRFLLEMIRDDDERGNYGPVMAEHLLIPASLFILAIGFVFGLALGIKNTTARLVARVLAFVPAVVAYIKLRPASFGGQVNMQLSTSQLIGVITGVLVCYFYARYWENARRNPKMAMAVGTIEEAAPAKRKKARAPVVEDDDEEEDEESGRESVTEGDEETGPTIAASPTGKKKKPQKAEDAPKEKEEEGKLASQGEAAGEPAPET
- a CDS encoding aspartate-semialdehyde dehydrogenase, with protein sequence MVRTLEQRRFPVKKLVLLASKRSAGQTTTFNGKTVTIEELTPASFAGVDIALFSAGGSVSKEYCPIAAAAGATVIDNSSAWRMDPDVPLVVPEVNMEHAANRPKGIIANPNCSTIQMMVALKPLHDAARIKHIVVSTYQATSGKGHAAVTELEEQTQAKLSGKDYPPKVFPSPIAFNVVCDWKAGDMDYSEEEWKMVHETRKILGDQSILVSPTTVRVPVVNGHSEAVYVSFHRPLHAAEAKDLLRNAEGVELTDGPYAPGKHPQPIDAAGKDAVYVGRVRDDIGVPGTIHLFVVADNLRKGAALNAVQIAERL
- the pdxH gene encoding pyridoxamine 5'-phosphate oxidase, which gives rise to MSKLPPIESLRADYTQATLDEAGVLDDPIAQFEDWLAAAVSAAIHEPHAMSLATVDANGHPSARIVLLRRVDHEGFVFFTNYASAKGNDIAKNPHVALLFFWKELERQVRIRGTAAMITRQESEAYFHSRPRGSQLGALASPQSQVVDSREWLDARYEELRARYEGQEVPLPETWGGYRVVPSTIEFWQGRSSRMHDRLVFQREDPAEGTWRRVRLAP
- the tsaE gene encoding tRNA (adenosine(37)-N6)-threonylcarbamoyltransferase complex ATPase subunit type 1 TsaE, with the translated sequence MIELELHRRKDTQRLGRAIAAVLEPGDLLVLSGDLGAGKTFLVRAMARALGVPSDVAISSPTFNLVQEYAISRGTLLHADLYRLLDAPERLPLEIARLDLAERRADGAILAVEWGDDAIRALGDRVAVSVRLTLDGATRKVTLAGARAEAVVAALQ
- a CDS encoding CehA/McbA family metallohydrolase, producing the protein MKRGDWIATAILAGLLGFALTRGPGRAVPRPPRGTAVAKNAPRLGPFAIEPARITAVFGADAHAIPMDLALGVDGDLHPLSLSDVAVLPDGRVRGTFEVDLEREAITGAVTFHLEASKPATAVLAAELSLADPIAATAHALAIAVELEGGAPAFVSGVGEISDAARVSGRVAVREDDVHPLGVVSPQGPLDVRRHPTHGPDDEHGDGPMDLILSSPPARDAIADLRIAVAGTAGDLWGTLFAQGQIPTEPVHGVVTGTRRGSAHVFGLDASGAPSVRTSVDNEGRFALDVPRTVNKWYAAESLDRTSAPIVFEPGTPWDLRLDVSPGGELRVRIVDPDTQAPLTARLIVHGIDGTLDPSFGPDYRASGAGPIVDALRGEVATPLPAGRYRVSATKGIEYTVDAKTIELAGDRTVSLELHLRHVVPTPGVLGCDLHVHARPSFDTPVSVEDRVLSLAAAGVDFAVPSEHNVVGNYAPALESLELTREMSSVPGVEITTFIPYFGHFGLFPYPLDATVPPFRHTNPSAIFDAARRGDPNRILQVNHPRLSKEIGYFDAMGFDPHGRPPPRMRTDFDSIEVYNGYEMQSQERVDLVLRDYFGFLNQGRHITATGSSDSHSIQYQWAGYPRTMVDVGQAADGDLTGLNPLDVVANLKRGHAVVTSGPIVEVEARSGAKNEEIARPGDELVLRSDGASIAHIRVRAAPWVDVTSVEIVVDGAPSSRFDVPSQPTKIGNESGTLVEAAARMVRFERDLQLPLSRVSRDSQLSTTNPDSHSAGNNQGSPALSNGPKWQVADTRRHWFVVIVRGTRRIDDVLPFMPVAPMAITNPIWYQTSTIGADSSPSRAVGPGAKMSNGGRTH